In Harpia harpyja isolate bHarHar1 chromosome Z, bHarHar1 primary haplotype, whole genome shotgun sequence, a single window of DNA contains:
- the LINGO2 gene encoding leucine-rich repeat and immunoglobulin-like domain-containing nogo receptor-interacting protein 2: MVKRKYWTSFKSIKQARDGGLDQISGVMCHTALSCWQPLLGLAVLLVFMGPTIGCPARCECSAQNKSVSCHRRRLMSIPEGIPIETKILDLSKNRLKSVNPEEFTSYPLLEEIDLSDNIVANVEPGAFNNLFNLRSLRLKGNRLKLVPLGVFTGLSNLTKLDISENKIVILLDYMFQDLHNLKSLEVGDNDLVYISHRAFSGLLSLEQLTLERCNLTAVPTEALSHLHNLISLHLKQLNINALPAYAFKRLFRLKDLEIEAWPLLDMLPANSLYGLNLTSLSITNTNLSAVPYSAFKHLVYLTHLNLSYNPISTIEAGMLSDLVRLQELHMVGAQLHTIESHAFQGLRFLRVLNVSQNLLETLEENVFHSPKSLEVLCINNNPLACDCRLLWILQRQPTLQFGGQPPMCAGPDSVKERSFKDFHSTALSFYFTCKKPKIQDKKLQYLVVEEGQTVQLMCNADGDPQPTISWVTPRRRLITTKSNGRATVLGDGTLEIRFAQDQDTGIYVCIASNAAGNDTYSASLTVKGFTSDRFLYANRTPMYMTDSNDTSSNGTNVNTFSLDLKTILVSTAMGCFTFLGVVLFCFLLLFVWSRGKGKHKTSIDLEYVPRKNNGAVVEGEVAGPRRFNMKMI, encoded by the coding sequence GCCCGTGACGGAGGGTTAGACCAGATCAGTGGAGTCATGTGTCACACAGCTCTATCATGCTGGCAGCCATTACTGGGTCTGGCTGTGCTGCTAGTCTTCATGGGCCCCACCATAGGCTGCCCAGCCCGCTGTGAATGCTCGGCACAGAACAAGTCCGTCAGCTGTCACCGAAGGCGTCTGATGTCCATCCCAGAGGGCATTCCCATTGAGACCAAAATCTTGGACCTCAGCAAAAACCGACTGAAAAGCGTCAACCCTGAGGAATTCACGTCATATCCTTTGCTGGAGGAGATCGACCTCAGTGACAATATAGTTGCCAATGTGGAGCCTGGAGCCTTCAACAATCTCTTCAACTTGCGCTCCCTGAGACTGAAAGGAAACCGCCTGAAGCTGGTCCCCCTTGGTGTGTTCACTGGGTTGTCAAACTTAACAAAGCTCGATATAAGTGAAAACAAGATTGTCATTTTGCTGGACTATATGTTCCAAGATCTGCATAACCTAAAATCCCTGGAGGTTGGGGACAATGATTTGGTTTATATATCACACAGGGCCTTTAGCGGACTGCTTAGCCTGGAGCAGCTCACCCTGGAGAGATGCAACCTCACAGCTGTACCAACAGAAGCTCTTTCTCACCTCCACAACCTCATCAGTCTGCATCTGAAACAGCTCAATATTAATGCTTTGCCTGCTTATGCCTTTAAAAGACTGTTTCGCCTGAAAGACCTAGAGATAGAGGCCTGGCCCCTCCTGGACATGCTACCTGCCAACAGCCTATATGGTCTCAACCTGACTTCTCTGTCCATCACCAACACCAACCTGTCTGCAGTACCTTACTCTGCTTTTAAACATCTGGTTTACCTGACACATCTAAACCTCTCCTACAACCCTATCAGCACCATTGAAGCAGGCATGCTTTCAGATTTAGTGCGCCTGCAGGAACTCCACATGGTGGGGGCCCAGCTACATACCATTGAATCACATGCTTTCCAAGGGCTCCGATTCTTACGTGTGCTTAATGTGTCTCAAAACCTGCTAGAAACCCTAGAAGAGAATGTATTCCATTCCCCCAAAAGCCTTGAGGTCCTCTGCATTAACAACAATCCTCTGGCCTGTGACTGCCGTCTCCTTTGGATTTTACAGAGGCAACCTACTTTGCAGTTTGGAGGCCAGCCACCAATGTGTGCTGGCCCAGACAGTGTCAAAGAGAGGTCATTCAAAGACTTTCATAGTACAGCTCTTTCCTTTTACTTCACCTGTAAGAAGCCCAAGATACAAGACAAGAAGTTGCAATACCTGGTAGTGGAGGAAGGGCAGACAGTGCAGTTGATGTGCAATGCTGACGGGGATCCGCAGCCTACCATATCCTGGGTTACCCCACGTCGGAGGCTGATCACAACTAAATCAAATGGAAGAGCCACTGTGTTGGGCGATGGCACCCTGGAGATCCGATTTGCTCAAGACCAGGACACTGGGATCTATGTTTGTATTGCAAGTAACGCAGCTGGGAATGACACTTATTCAGCCTCTCTTACAGTAAAGGGGTTTACTTCAGACCGTTTCCTTTACGCCAACAGGACCCCTATGTATATGACAGACTCCAACGACACAAGTTCCAATGGAACTAATGTGAACACCTTCTCTCTGGACCTTAAGACAATATTGGTGTCCACAGCTATGGGCTGTTTCACATTCCTTGgagtggttttattttgtttcctccttctttttgTGTGGAGCCGAGGGAAAGGcaaacacaaaaccagcattGACCTTGAATATGTCCCTCGCAAAAACAATGGTGCTGTGGTTGAAGGGGAGGTTGCTGGACCACGAAGGTTCAATATGAAAATGATTTGA